The Candidatus Zixiibacteriota bacterium sequence TGGAAAGGGAAATCGCTTTTACCCTCGAAAATCTGAATATGCCCCGAGTCGAAATGAAGGAGCGGGTAGAGAATATGCTCCGTCTGTTCTATTTGGATGACAAACGAGAACGGCTGACATCACAACTTTCCGGCGGAGAAAAACAGAAACTGGCGCTGGCATCAGTAATGGCGGCATCGCCGGAGATTCTAATACTGGACGAGCCGGGGTCGTTTCTGGATGAAGCCGGAAAACGGCTCCTGCGTGAGGTTTTAGACCGGTTGCTTTCGACTCATCCCCTTCTGACCGTTGTGCGAATAACGCAATACTCTTACATAGCAGAACAGTATCCGCGTCTAATCGTACTGAGCAAAGGAAAGGTTCTTCTCTCGGGAACTCCGGACGAGACATTTTCCAATCCGGCGCTCTGCCGGGAAGCCGGAATTGAGCCGCCGCTTCGTCACCGGCTGCGCCGTGGCCCGCTCGAATCGGCAAAGAAAATAGTCCCGACTACCGCGGGAAACCTACCGGTGCATCAGATAAAAGTCCAAACCCTCGAATTCGCCTATCAAAATGGCTCTGCCGGCGCTCGATTATTTTGCGGCGAATCATTGGAGATTGACAACCGTTCAGTTTATGGGCTGGTGGGTCCCTCGGGAAGCGGAAAAAGCACGCTGATACAACTAATGGCGAAACTCCTGAAGCCGGACCGCGGCCAAATCCTGTATATTGATTTCGATTCGGACAATCCCCGTCTGGCGGTCTCGTTTCAGCATCCCGAGCGGCAGTTTTTTCTTGAAACCGTGGAGAAGGAGATTCGCTTCGGCGCGGAAAATTTCGGCATCGCTGACATTGACCGGATATCGCAGGACTGTTACCGGATGGTGGGACTGGACCGGGCGGAATTTTTCAATCGCGACCCTTTCAGTCTTTCCGGCGGCGAAAAACGCCGGCTGGCATTTGCCGCCATACTCTCCATGAAACCGTCATACATCTTTTTTGACGAACCGACCAGCGGTTTGGATGCCGAAGGGATTGGGCATTTTCGGTGCCTGGTGAAATCGCTTCAAGAACAGGGGGTCGGAGTCCTGATAATTTCGCATTATGGGAATATTATCTTTGACTTATGCCAGCGAATAATCACCCTCAATCAAGGGAAAATCGAAAGCATTTTGAGCCGGGAGGAGTTTTTTTGCAGCGCCGCTTACCGCAGTTTTCTTTCGGAGCCGGAAGTCATTTCTTTTCAACTTCAGGAATGGGGGGAAATCCGGCGCTTCGATGAGGCGGGACTTATTGAGGAATTGGGGTATAAAATAGCCGAATGAGGGGCTTCACCCCTCAAGTCTTCAGCCGCTTTCTGTTTTCCCTGAAATTTTTTCAGAAACTGCTTGACGCCCGAAAAATTAATGATATAATCGCTTTGGTTTTTTGACCTTTTAAAGCCGTCCGGAGAGGCGGCAAAAGGAAGAAATGATAAGTGTTATCAGCAACGTATTCCAAACCATAGTTTTCAAATCATTTTTTCCTCCGGTATGTGTCAGCTATAAATTCATCTCAACGGAGGCGGTGTGACCAGGGAAAAGATAGAAGAAGTCCTTGATGAAAAGGGGATTGCGCGCGCCATAACGCGGATCTCGCACGAAATCCTCGAAAAAAACGGCGGCGCGGAATCGCTGGTGATAATCGGAATTTTGAGTCGCGGCGCCGATATCGCTAAACGAATCGCGGATAGAATTCGTGAAATTGAAGACCGCGATATCCCGGTTGGTCTGATGGATATCAATCTCTATCGCGATGATACCCATTTCAAACTGGACCAGCCCGTCATACAGAGAACTGAGATTTTGTTCGATGTGGCGGGGCGGAATCTGATACTGGTTGATGATGTTCTGTTCACGGGACGAACCATCCGGGCGGCGCTGGACCAGATAATCGATTTTGGGAGACCGAAATCAATTCAACTGGCGGTCCTGATAGACCGGGGGCATCGGGAACTGCCTATCAGACCGGATTTTGTAGGAAAGAATATTCCGACTGCGGCCGATGACCGCGTGCTGGTGCGGCTAAATGAAACCGACGGACGGGAAGGGGTTTTTGTGGTGAAAGGCGGCATGAAAAAGCCGGTTCCGGAAATTGTGGCCTCGAAAAAACGCCGGGCGAAAGGGGGAAAGAAATAATGCAGCTTAAATCGCGTCATCTGTTGGGGCTGGAGGGAATGACCGAGGAAGAGATCACCCTGATTCTGGATACGGCAGAATCTTTCCGAGAAATTATTGAGCGGCCTATCAAGAAAGTGCCGACACTGCGAGGCATAACGGTTCTGAACCTCTTCTATGAACCATCCACTCGTACGCGGATATCGTTCGAACTGGCCGAAAAGCGGCTCTCGGCCGACAGCATCAGTTTTACGCCGGCGACCTCTTCGGTGAAAAAAGGGGAGACTCTTAAAGATACCGTGCGCAATATTGAAGCGATGAAGATAGATATGGTGGTGGTGCGGCACTCCTCCACCGGCGTGCCGTACTTTTTGACACAATGCATCCAATCAAATGTGATAAACGCCGGGGATGGCTCGCATGAGCACCCCACTCAGGCGCTTCTGGACATGTTCACCATCCGGAGAAAATACGGGCGCCTCAAAGACCTGCGGGTTGTGCTGGTGGGAGATATCAAACACTCCCGGGTGGTCCGTTCCAATATCTGGGGATTAAAAGCGATGGGAGCATCGGTGGCGGTCTGCGGTCCGACCACATTGCTTCCCGTCGAAATCGAAAAGTTCGGAGTTGATGTCTATCAGAATCTGGATAAAGCGATTGAAGGCGCCGATGTGGTCAATATCATGAGAATTCAGCTGGAGCGGCAGCAGGCCGGGCTCTTTCCCTCACAGAGAGAATATACCAACCTGTTCGGAATGACACGGGAACGTCTGGCGCTTCTGAACAAAAATTACACCATAATGCATCCGGGTCCAATGAACCGGGGAGTAGAGATTACCAATGAAGTCGCCGATGGCGATGCTTCCGTAATACTGGAGCAGGTTACTAACGGGCAGGCGGTGCGGATGGCGGTCCTGTATCTTTTGTCCGGCAAGAAAGCCGAGGAGGAATAGATGAAGATATCGGAATTTGACCTGGTCATCAAAAACGGGTTGGTTATCGACCCGGCTATCGGTTTCGGCAACGAGGCGGATATCTTTATCAAAGAAGGCAAGATTGCCAGAGTCGGAAAAGATGGGCTCACCAAAAAAGAATCTGCCGGTATTCCGTCGGACAGAATCATTGATGCCTCCGGAAAACTGGTTGTGCCCGGATTGATTGATATGCATGTCCATCTGCGGGAACCGGGGCGGGAAGACGAAGAAACCATTATCACCGGTTGCCAGGCCGCTGCCGCCGGAGGTTTTACCTCGGTCTGCTGCATGCCCAATACCACGCCGACCATCGACAATCAGGAGACGGTCAAGTTCGTGCTCTCGCGAGCGGAGATGGCGGACGCCAATGTCCATGTGGTGGGAGCGATTACTAAAGGAATCAAAGGGGAAGAACTGGCCGAAATTGGAGACCTGGTAAATGCCGGAGCCGTGGCGATTTCAGATGATGGCAATTATCTGCAGAATCCGGAATTGATGCGCCGCGCCCTCGAATATACCAAAATGTTTGATATACCCATTATATCCCATGCGGAAGACCGCTATCTGAGCGCCTCAGGTGTGATGAATGAATCTTATCAGTCTACCCGGCTGGGCTTGAAAGGAAGTCCCGCGGTCGCCGAAGAGATAGCGGTGCTCCGCGATATCCGTCTTTGCGCCTTCACCGGAGGACGGGTTCATATCGCGCATATTTCCACCGCCGGCGCGGTGCGAGCGGTGCGGCTGGCTAAAGCCGAAGGAATCAATGTAACCGCTGAAGCAACACCGCATCACTTTTCGCTGACCGATGATGAAATCGGCAAGGAATTCAATACCAACCTCCGAGTCAATCCCCCTGTCAGAACGCAAAGGGATGTCGAGGCCGTTATAGAAGGATTGATTGATGGTACCATCGATTGTATCAGCTCCGACCATGCGCCGCACGCCGAAGAGGAAAAGGATGTCGAGTTCGACCAGGCGCCGCCAGGAATGATAGGACTGGAAACCACCCTCGGTCTGGTAAAAACCAGATTGATTGACAAAGGGTATCTATCCTGGGCTGATGCCTTAAGCAAAATGACCATTAATCCGGCGCGAATCCTGAAACTTCCCGGCGGCAGACTGGAAATTGGAAAGAAAGCGGATATCACCGTCATTGACCCGGAGAAGAAATGGACTGTGAAAAAAGAGAATTTCCGCTCCAAGTCGAAAAATTCGCCCTATATCGGATGGAAACTGAGCGGTAAAGTGGAATATACGATATTGGGGGGGCGATTGGTATATAAGCCAAAGTGACCCGCCGTCGGTCGTGATAGATTTAGCGGCGCACAGTCGTGCGCCGCTGTAAAACAAAAATTTATCCGCTTTTAGCGGCAAGTCTGTCAGACGATTTCAGTGCGAATTCCGCCAAACCCAAAAGCCGTTCAAAACATTTTATAGGTCAATCCCAGCGAGAGGGTCTGTTTCAGCCTACCCTTGGTGCTTATCTGTTTGTCATATAAGAGCTGAATATAGAAAACAACCTG is a genomic window containing:
- the pyrR gene encoding bifunctional pyr operon transcriptional regulator/uracil phosphoribosyltransferase PyrR, coding for MTREKIEEVLDEKGIARAITRISHEILEKNGGAESLVIIGILSRGADIAKRIADRIREIEDRDIPVGLMDINLYRDDTHFKLDQPVIQRTEILFDVAGRNLILVDDVLFTGRTIRAALDQIIDFGRPKSIQLAVLIDRGHRELPIRPDFVGKNIPTAADDRVLVRLNETDGREGVFVVKGGMKKPVPEIVASKKRRAKGGKK
- a CDS encoding energy-coupling factor transporter ATPase: MIKFSDVTYRYPQGIRGVDGLSLEIGSGEKCAIIGNNGSGKTTFALLAKGLLKAESGQIEIDDLNPAAMADSKALKRKIGLVFQNPDNQLVASTVEREIAFTLENLNMPRVEMKERVENMLRLFYLDDKRERLTSQLSGGEKQKLALASVMAASPEILILDEPGSFLDEAGKRLLREVLDRLLSTHPLLTVVRITQYSYIAEQYPRLIVLSKGKVLLSGTPDETFSNPALCREAGIEPPLRHRLRRGPLESAKKIVPTTAGNLPVHQIKVQTLEFAYQNGSAGARLFCGESLEIDNRSVYGLVGPSGSGKSTLIQLMAKLLKPDRGQILYIDFDSDNPRLAVSFQHPERQFFLETVEKEIRFGAENFGIADIDRISQDCYRMVGLDRAEFFNRDPFSLSGGEKRRLAFAAILSMKPSYIFFDEPTSGLDAEGIGHFRCLVKSLQEQGVGVLIISHYGNIIFDLCQRIITLNQGKIESILSREEFFCSAAYRSFLSEPEVISFQLQEWGEIRRFDEAGLIEELGYKIAE
- a CDS encoding aspartate carbamoyltransferase catalytic subunit; translation: MQLKSRHLLGLEGMTEEEITLILDTAESFREIIERPIKKVPTLRGITVLNLFYEPSTRTRISFELAEKRLSADSISFTPATSSVKKGETLKDTVRNIEAMKIDMVVVRHSSTGVPYFLTQCIQSNVINAGDGSHEHPTQALLDMFTIRRKYGRLKDLRVVLVGDIKHSRVVRSNIWGLKAMGASVAVCGPTTLLPVEIEKFGVDVYQNLDKAIEGADVVNIMRIQLERQQAGLFPSQREYTNLFGMTRERLALLNKNYTIMHPGPMNRGVEITNEVADGDASVILEQVTNGQAVRMAVLYLLSGKKAEEE
- a CDS encoding dihydroorotase, whose translation is MKISEFDLVIKNGLVIDPAIGFGNEADIFIKEGKIARVGKDGLTKKESAGIPSDRIIDASGKLVVPGLIDMHVHLREPGREDEETIITGCQAAAAGGFTSVCCMPNTTPTIDNQETVKFVLSRAEMADANVHVVGAITKGIKGEELAEIGDLVNAGAVAISDDGNYLQNPELMRRALEYTKMFDIPIISHAEDRYLSASGVMNESYQSTRLGLKGSPAVAEEIAVLRDIRLCAFTGGRVHIAHISTAGAVRAVRLAKAEGINVTAEATPHHFSLTDDEIGKEFNTNLRVNPPVRTQRDVEAVIEGLIDGTIDCISSDHAPHAEEEKDVEFDQAPPGMIGLETTLGLVKTRLIDKGYLSWADALSKMTINPARILKLPGGRLEIGKKADITVIDPEKKWTVKKENFRSKSKNSPYIGWKLSGKVEYTILGGRLVYKPK